A region of Polyangiaceae bacterium DNA encodes the following proteins:
- a CDS encoding methyltransferase domain-containing protein produces MTSPVNPGVEALNDRLAREHPIDDYYARSPLPIRVIEQKRLSIIREMVGPCRGLRLAEVGSGGGHVLRLFREAKLTAIDVSGVFLDTARQNLAGYDCEFVKGEVDKLDLPERSFDRIVCTEVLEHTNDPEAILAALKRLLTEGGVAVITVPNDPLILRLKGVVRRTPVGWLLGRRVNWGGDEYHLHQWTPGEFRRLLERYFRVTDYQASPSRALPIRACFRCVQR; encoded by the coding sequence GTGACGAGTCCCGTGAACCCCGGGGTCGAGGCGCTGAACGATCGCCTGGCGCGCGAGCACCCCATCGACGACTACTACGCCCGCTCGCCGCTCCCGATCCGGGTCATCGAGCAGAAGCGGCTCTCGATCATCCGGGAGATGGTCGGCCCGTGCCGCGGGCTTCGGCTCGCGGAGGTGGGCTCCGGCGGCGGGCACGTCTTGCGCCTGTTCCGCGAGGCCAAGCTCACCGCCATCGACGTCTCGGGCGTGTTCCTGGACACCGCGCGGCAGAACCTGGCGGGCTACGACTGCGAGTTCGTCAAGGGCGAGGTGGACAAGCTCGACCTGCCGGAGCGGAGCTTCGACCGCATCGTGTGTACGGAGGTCCTGGAGCACACGAACGATCCCGAGGCGATCCTGGCCGCGCTGAAGCGGCTCCTGACCGAGGGCGGGGTCGCGGTCATCACGGTCCCGAACGACCCGCTCATCCTGCGGCTCAAGGGCGTCGTGCGCCGGACGCCGGTCGGTTGGTTGCTCGGTCGCCGCGTCAACTGGGGCGGCGACGAGTACCACCTGCACCAGTGGACACCCGGCGAGTTCCGCCGCCTGCTCGAGCGGTACTTCCGCGTCACGGACTACCAGGCCTCGCCCAGCCGCGCGCTCCCCATCCGCGCCTGCTTCCGCTGCGTGCAGCGCTGA
- a CDS encoding class I SAM-dependent methyltransferase: MIESEQESGDPAAIQAAQEDEYRFPYHYVTSFSPEPFRQHFVDTWGINYASTIELVIERIRTGNPRSLIDIGCGDGRLTREIGRRTSIPKICGVDTSARAIALAQAMNRDLPLIEFARADITERPPLGRFDAAVLMEVFEHIPPDRGQHFLSGARALLNDGGRLHVTVPHSNKPVEYKHFRHFTVASITACLEQDFEIVEVLPFERRGALRKLLDTALCNRLFVLNNQRLLEALYRLHRRHLFECDSEADCQRLYVQAVAR; this comes from the coding sequence ATGATTGAATCCGAGCAAGAGTCTGGCGACCCCGCCGCGATCCAAGCCGCGCAGGAGGACGAGTACCGCTTCCCGTACCACTACGTGACGAGCTTCTCCCCGGAGCCCTTCCGGCAGCACTTCGTGGACACCTGGGGCATCAACTACGCGTCCACCATCGAGCTCGTCATCGAGCGCATCCGAACGGGAAACCCCCGGTCACTCATCGACATCGGCTGCGGCGACGGCCGCCTGACCCGCGAGATCGGTCGCCGCACCAGCATCCCGAAGATCTGCGGCGTGGACACCTCGGCCCGCGCCATCGCCCTGGCGCAAGCCATGAACCGGGACTTGCCGCTGATAGAGTTCGCTCGCGCCGACATCACCGAGCGGCCTCCCCTCGGTCGCTTCGACGCGGCTGTGCTGATGGAGGTCTTCGAGCACATCCCGCCCGACCGGGGGCAGCACTTCCTCTCGGGTGCGCGCGCGCTCCTGAACGACGGTGGGCGCCTACACGTGACGGTGCCCCACTCGAACAAGCCGGTCGAGTACAAGCACTTCCGCCACTTCACCGTCGCCAGCATCACGGCCTGCCTGGAGCAAGACTTCGAGATCGTCGAGGTGCTCCCGTTCGAGCGGCGCGGCGCGCTGCGCAAGCTCCTCGACACGGCGCTGTGCAACCGCTTGTTCGTGCTCAACAACCAGCGCTTGCTCGAGGCCCTGTACCGGCTGCACCGGCGCCACCTGTTCGAGTGCGACTCGGAGGCCGACTGTCAGCGCCTGTACGTGCAGGCCGTCGCGCGGTGA
- a CDS encoding class I SAM-dependent methyltransferase, whose translation MSVFGQYSEWYDLFYSDKDYAAEAAYVDELLRGHGAKGGTLLEIGCGTGSHAIPLSGKGWRITGIDQSAGMLARARERFDRSGDPALAGIELHQADARSFDLGRRFDVAVSLFHVMSYQAEPGVLESALATARRHLGPGGLFLFDFWFGPAVMAQRPEARERTVGNERFQVVRKARPVLHEQDHIVDVNYHFDVVDSKLGERHELDELHRMRYVFPEELAGLAAGAGFESLALSEWMTHRPPTDQTWNACAVFRALGG comes from the coding sequence ATGAGCGTCTTCGGCCAGTACTCCGAGTGGTACGACCTCTTCTATTCGGACAAGGACTACGCCGCGGAGGCCGCCTACGTGGACGAGCTCTTGCGCGGGCACGGGGCCAAGGGCGGAACGCTCCTCGAGATCGGCTGCGGTACGGGCTCGCACGCCATCCCGCTCTCGGGCAAGGGCTGGCGCATCACCGGCATCGACCAGAGCGCCGGCATGCTGGCGCGGGCGAGGGAGCGCTTCGACCGGAGCGGCGATCCGGCACTGGCCGGCATCGAGCTCCACCAGGCCGACGCGCGCTCCTTCGATCTCGGCCGCCGCTTCGACGTCGCCGTCTCGCTCTTCCACGTCATGAGCTACCAGGCGGAGCCGGGCGTGCTCGAGTCGGCGCTCGCGACGGCGCGGCGACACCTCGGGCCAGGTGGCTTGTTCCTGTTCGACTTCTGGTTCGGGCCGGCCGTCATGGCGCAGCGTCCCGAGGCGCGGGAGCGAACCGTCGGAAACGAGCGCTTCCAGGTGGTGCGCAAGGCCAGGCCCGTGCTCCACGAGCAAGACCACATCGTGGACGTCAACTACCACTTCGACGTGGTGGACTCGAAGCTCGGAGAGCGGCACGAGCTCGATGAGCTGCACCGGATGCGCTACGTGTTCCCGGAGGAGCTGGCCGGCCTGGCCGCGGGCGCGGGCTTCGAGTCCCTGGCGCTCTCGGAGTGGATGACCCACCGGCCTCCGACCGACCAAACCTGGAATGCGTGCGCCGTGTTTCGGGCGCTGGGCGGCTGA
- a CDS encoding lipopolysaccharide biosynthesis protein, whose translation MSLKHSLKWSFLSELASKAIQPLVFVVLARLLTPADFGVVTAATMVVAFSQLFWEAGMAKAIIQRQSDVETAANAAFWINVSFGAVVALALYASATPIASYVFHDGRVAPVLRVMSLQVLLGAVSSIHAALLQKEMRFRQLFWVRLATVALPGLASIPLAYGGLGYWALVAGTVIGQAVQVVMLWAMSRWRPRWAFDAAAAREMVRFGAWVGLSGLLAWFYGWADSLIVGTHLGSDELGLYRGGNQVSTMIYGILFTPVVPVLYSHLARIGGEPKRLAGEFEKIVRILAITAIPFAFTLFAIAEPLSLALFGDRWKGVGFVMSVLALSHGIAWTVGMNGEAYRAIGRPRYETLAMGLPLIVYVCIYVVAIRQGFTVFVWSRMLAMAVGFGFQLYLLNRVLGIHLGRIGWTIAKVTLFMLGSVALTKTYLAPQLPGPVATTVGLAAANISAYLLVLYLTERKGLIADYRAIVSSRASND comes from the coding sequence GTGAGCCTCAAGCATTCACTGAAGTGGTCTTTCCTGTCCGAGCTGGCGAGCAAGGCCATTCAGCCCTTGGTCTTCGTCGTGCTCGCGCGGCTGCTCACGCCCGCGGACTTCGGCGTCGTAACTGCTGCGACCATGGTGGTGGCCTTTTCCCAGCTGTTCTGGGAGGCCGGCATGGCCAAGGCGATCATCCAGCGCCAGTCGGACGTCGAGACGGCCGCCAATGCCGCGTTCTGGATCAACGTGAGCTTCGGCGCCGTCGTGGCGTTGGCCTTGTACGCCTCCGCTACACCGATCGCGAGCTACGTGTTTCACGACGGACGGGTCGCACCGGTGCTTCGGGTGATGTCGCTCCAGGTCTTGCTCGGTGCGGTGTCATCCATCCACGCCGCGCTGCTTCAGAAGGAGATGCGCTTCCGGCAGCTCTTCTGGGTGCGGCTGGCCACCGTCGCCTTGCCCGGTCTGGCCTCCATCCCGCTCGCCTACGGCGGGCTTGGATACTGGGCGCTGGTTGCGGGCACCGTGATCGGCCAGGCGGTCCAGGTGGTGATGCTGTGGGCGATGAGCCGCTGGCGACCGCGCTGGGCCTTCGACGCCGCCGCGGCGAGGGAAATGGTCCGATTCGGCGCTTGGGTCGGGCTGTCGGGTCTGCTCGCGTGGTTCTACGGCTGGGCCGACTCCCTGATCGTCGGCACGCACCTGGGCAGCGACGAGCTCGGGCTCTACCGCGGCGGCAACCAGGTCTCGACGATGATCTACGGGATCCTGTTCACACCCGTGGTGCCGGTGCTCTACAGTCACCTCGCGCGCATCGGCGGCGAGCCGAAGCGCCTGGCCGGCGAGTTCGAGAAGATCGTCCGGATCCTCGCCATCACCGCCATCCCCTTCGCGTTCACGCTGTTCGCCATCGCCGAGCCGCTCTCCCTGGCGCTGTTCGGCGACCGCTGGAAGGGCGTGGGCTTCGTCATGAGCGTGCTCGCGCTGTCCCACGGCATCGCCTGGACCGTCGGTATGAACGGGGAGGCCTACCGCGCGATCGGCCGTCCCCGCTACGAGACGCTGGCCATGGGGCTGCCCCTGATCGTCTACGTTTGCATCTACGTGGTGGCCATCCGGCAGGGTTTCACCGTGTTCGTCTGGTCCCGAATGCTGGCAATGGCGGTCGGCTTCGGCTTTCAGCTCTACCTCTTGAACCGCGTGCTCGGCATCCACCTCGGAAGAATCGGCTGGACGATCGCCAAGGTGACGCTGTTCATGCTGGGCTCCGTCGCCCTGACCAAGACCTACCTGGCCCCCCAATTGCCGGGGCCCGTCGCGACCACGGTGGGCCTCGCGGCCGCGAACATTTCGGCGTATCTGCTGGTCCTGTACCTGACCGAACGCAAGGGACTGATCGCGGACTATCGCGCCATCGTCTCGTCACGGGCTTCCAATGATTGA
- a CDS encoding methyltransferase domain-containing protein: MEVVNALRASARKAFAKLERRTGLSRWRFRDAPKYESPTPAELESIERALAELGVQVQDYAPSPESFRAFQAAEWFPLDYHGGTRGKVWDEKLLEHWISSECLGLMRFGPGDVFVDVAAATSPWVKALRERKNIDAHAIDLGVVPAAYRHLPYYRIEDATHTSFEDASVAGAALHCAYEMFTGDHDVAFLDEAARVLRPGGKVVIVPLYMHTHYCAYASPEHFGKGNSPPSAKEYVRLDSTNVPSSRKYDAATLVTRVLGRVESLGMSYRLLALRNESELGRDIYCHFILEVTR; this comes from the coding sequence GTGGAAGTCGTGAATGCGCTGCGTGCTTCGGCGCGCAAGGCCTTCGCCAAGCTCGAGCGCAGGACCGGCCTCAGCCGCTGGCGCTTCCGCGACGCGCCGAAATACGAGAGCCCGACGCCCGCCGAGCTCGAGAGCATCGAGCGCGCCCTCGCCGAGCTCGGGGTCCAGGTCCAAGACTACGCGCCCTCTCCGGAGAGCTTCCGGGCCTTCCAGGCCGCGGAGTGGTTCCCCTTGGACTACCACGGCGGGACCCGCGGCAAGGTCTGGGACGAGAAGCTGCTCGAGCACTGGATCTCCAGCGAGTGCCTGGGGCTGATGCGCTTCGGACCGGGCGACGTTTTCGTGGACGTGGCCGCTGCGACGTCGCCTTGGGTGAAGGCGCTGCGGGAACGCAAGAACATCGACGCTCACGCCATCGACCTGGGGGTGGTCCCCGCCGCCTACCGCCACCTGCCGTACTACCGCATCGAGGACGCGACCCACACGTCGTTCGAGGACGCTTCGGTGGCGGGCGCCGCGCTCCACTGCGCCTACGAGATGTTCACCGGCGACCACGACGTCGCCTTTCTCGACGAAGCGGCGCGCGTGCTCCGCCCGGGCGGCAAGGTGGTGATCGTGCCGCTCTACATGCACACGCACTACTGCGCGTACGCCAGCCCGGAGCACTTCGGCAAGGGCAACTCGCCCCCCTCCGCCAAGGAGTACGTGCGGCTCGACAGCACGAACGTGCCGTCTTCCCGCAAGTACGACGCAGCGACCCTGGTGACCCGGGTGCTCGGTCGCGTCGAGTCGCTCGGCATGAGCTATCGTCTGCTCGCGCTGCGGAACGAGTCCGAGCTCGGCAGGGACATCTACTGCCACTTCATCCTGGAGGTCACGCGATGA
- a CDS encoding serine/threonine protein kinase, protein MMAALVHDLDPRPGMVISGRYRLDARIGEGAFGQVFRATDLKDGAGVALKLLSAESVDAAGLERFRREAELATKLQHPNTIRLIGFNLRSQAMPFIVYELLEGEPLKSLMSREGPLAEARAAAITMQVLRSLMEAHEVGIVHRDIKPGNVFVCSDESRLGSIKVLDFGIAKSVDGTEAQVTAAGILVGTPRYMPPEQIRGETPIPAMDLYATGMMLAEMLSGEPTLTCSAAEACLEQLRPERIPLPPFLQSSRLWPVIWRATDKDTATRYSTANEMLGDLERVYDGLSPAPLIARAPREDGARSSFVPTTVMANPELAPVASGSPAEGRSVTWLVAAFCLFALAIAGTAYGLYWIRTQGAL, encoded by the coding sequence ATGATGGCGGCGCTCGTGCACGATCTGGACCCCCGCCCCGGAATGGTCATCTCCGGCCGCTACCGGCTGGACGCGCGGATCGGCGAGGGCGCCTTCGGCCAGGTCTTCCGCGCCACGGACCTGAAGGACGGCGCCGGGGTCGCCCTGAAGCTGCTCTCGGCGGAGAGCGTGGACGCCGCCGGACTCGAGCGCTTCCGGCGCGAAGCCGAGCTGGCGACGAAGCTCCAGCACCCGAACACCATCCGCCTGATCGGCTTCAACCTGCGGTCCCAGGCGATGCCGTTCATCGTCTACGAGCTGCTGGAGGGCGAGCCGCTCAAGAGCCTGATGAGCCGCGAGGGCCCGCTGGCCGAGGCCCGCGCCGCCGCCATCACCATGCAGGTGCTGCGGAGCTTGATGGAGGCGCACGAGGTCGGCATCGTCCACCGCGACATCAAGCCAGGCAACGTGTTCGTGTGCAGCGACGAGTCCCGGCTCGGCTCGATCAAGGTGCTCGACTTCGGCATCGCGAAGAGCGTGGACGGCACCGAAGCGCAGGTGACCGCCGCCGGCATCCTGGTGGGAACGCCGCGCTACATGCCACCCGAGCAGATCCGCGGCGAGACGCCGATCCCGGCGATGGACCTGTACGCGACGGGGATGATGCTGGCCGAAATGCTCAGCGGCGAGCCGACCTTGACCTGCTCAGCGGCAGAGGCCTGCCTGGAGCAGCTCCGCCCCGAGCGCATCCCGTTGCCGCCGTTCCTCCAGAGCTCGCGGCTCTGGCCGGTGATCTGGCGCGCGACGGACAAAGACACTGCGACCCGCTACTCGACGGCGAACGAGATGCTCGGCGATCTGGAACGCGTCTACGACGGGCTGTCGCCCGCCCCGCTGATCGCGAGAGCGCCGCGTGAAGATGGCGCGCGCAGCTCCTTCGTCCCGACCACGGTGATGGCGAATCCCGAGCTCGCGCCCGTGGCATCCGGGTCGCCCGCCGAGGGCCGCAGCGTCACCTGGCTCGTGGCCGCGTTCTGCTTGTTCGCGCTGGCGATCGCGGGCACGGCCTACGGCCTGTACTGGATCCGCACGCAGGGGGCGCTCTGA
- a CDS encoding IgGFc-binding protein, translating into MKTRWLWALGMVLSVGCAAGAGTGLGEGSAGAPNPGGAGGQSAGFGGASSGGGPGLHLDAGSDAAPDATVFAGDPKSCAEAAAQKSYVGCDFWPTVTANSVWPIFDYTVVVANTQDVAAEVAIERGGKPVASGTVPPNGLSKLHLPWVDELKGPSVNECGNLNDTLKASVRAAGGAYHLTSSVPVTVYQFNALEYKGEGGPPGKDWSSCPAHKCPGGLSGCLSYSNDASLLLPTTALTGNYRIPGMKGWAFGNVPAYFSVTGTEDGTTVKLKVSKNGAISAGGGLAAYGAGSTLEFSLGRGEVVQVMGTPSTDLSGSLLQASAPVQVVTGMACVYLPQNQKACDHIEESVFPVETWGTRYFVTVPTGPNGDAPGHIVRLYGNVDGTALSYSPSKPKGAPDSLNAGDVVDLDITTTSFEVSGSHELAVASFQLGATVVDPVTVYDQQKGDPAQSFMTAVAQYRKKYVFLAPDDYAVSYVDIVHPAGTGMTLDGQPLSVAAEPIASGFALARVKLGPGQNGSHVLESDEPVGIQVMGYGLQTSYQYPGGSNLMLIAPPPPPIK; encoded by the coding sequence ATGAAGACTCGATGGCTCTGGGCGCTCGGGATGGTGCTCTCGGTGGGGTGCGCGGCGGGAGCCGGCACCGGATTGGGCGAGGGCAGCGCGGGCGCGCCGAACCCCGGCGGGGCGGGCGGGCAGAGCGCCGGCTTCGGCGGGGCGAGCTCCGGCGGCGGCCCGGGCCTTCACCTGGACGCGGGCAGCGACGCGGCGCCCGACGCCACGGTGTTCGCCGGCGACCCCAAGAGCTGCGCGGAGGCGGCGGCGCAGAAGAGCTACGTCGGCTGCGACTTCTGGCCCACCGTGACCGCCAACTCGGTTTGGCCGATCTTCGACTACACGGTCGTGGTCGCGAACACTCAGGACGTCGCGGCAGAGGTCGCGATCGAGCGCGGGGGCAAGCCCGTCGCCAGCGGCACCGTCCCGCCGAACGGGCTCTCCAAGCTCCACCTGCCCTGGGTGGACGAGCTGAAGGGCCCGAGCGTCAACGAGTGCGGCAACCTGAACGACACGCTGAAGGCGAGCGTGCGGGCCGCCGGCGGTGCCTACCACCTGACCAGCAGCGTGCCGGTGACCGTCTACCAGTTCAACGCGCTCGAGTACAAAGGCGAGGGCGGGCCGCCCGGCAAGGACTGGAGCTCGTGCCCCGCGCACAAGTGCCCCGGCGGCTTGAGCGGCTGTCTCTCGTACTCGAACGACGCCTCGTTGCTCCTGCCGACCACGGCGCTCACGGGCAACTACCGCATCCCCGGCATGAAGGGCTGGGCGTTCGGCAACGTGCCAGCCTACTTCAGCGTCACCGGCACCGAAGACGGCACGACCGTGAAGCTGAAGGTGAGCAAGAACGGCGCGATCTCCGCTGGCGGCGGGCTCGCGGCCTACGGAGCGGGCAGCACGCTGGAATTCTCCCTGGGCCGCGGCGAGGTGGTGCAGGTGATGGGCACACCCAGCACGGATCTCAGCGGCTCGCTGCTGCAAGCCTCCGCCCCGGTGCAGGTGGTCACCGGCATGGCGTGCGTGTACTTGCCACAGAACCAGAAGGCCTGCGATCACATCGAGGAGAGCGTCTTCCCGGTGGAGACCTGGGGCACGCGCTACTTCGTCACGGTGCCCACGGGACCGAACGGCGACGCGCCGGGCCACATCGTGCGGCTCTACGGCAACGTGGACGGAACCGCGCTCAGCTACTCGCCGTCCAAGCCCAAGGGCGCGCCGGACTCCCTAAACGCTGGCGACGTCGTCGATCTGGACATCACCACGACCAGCTTCGAGGTGAGCGGCAGCCACGAGCTCGCCGTGGCGAGCTTCCAGCTCGGCGCGACGGTGGTGGATCCAGTCACGGTCTACGACCAGCAGAAGGGTGACCCGGCTCAGAGCTTCATGACGGCCGTGGCGCAGTACCGGAAGAAGTACGTGTTCCTGGCGCCGGACGACTACGCGGTGAGCTACGTGGACATCGTGCACCCGGCGGGAACCGGCATGACCCTCGACGGCCAGCCGCTCTCGGTCGCTGCCGAGCCCATCGCCAGCGGCTTCGCCCTCGCCCGCGTGAAGCTCGGCCCCGGGCAGAACGGCAGCCACGTGCTCGAGAGCGACGAGCCGGTGGGCATCCAGGTGATGGGTTACGGGCTCCAGACCAGCTACCAGTACCCCGGCGGCTCCAACCTGATGCTGATCGCGCCGCCGCCGCCGCCGATCAAGTGA
- a CDS encoding glycosyltransferase family 2 protein, with protein MLSVIIPTRNRAKLLEQALGSLVGQTLSREEFEVVVVDNGSTDDTRAVVERKHATLENLRYEHEPKPGLHAGRHRGLRAARGEILTFADDDIEALPSWLASIVEAFADPQVAMVGGNNLPLFVEPPPRWLSRLWERPTADGGRAVPPLSILELPGWIRPFSPMRVWGCNFSVRRQVLLDAGGFHPDGMPAELIRFRGDGETHVSRHVAASGLTCLFHPGASVYHKVTPERMTFAYFRQRGYNQGISDSYASLRAPSPGKGGGPGRRLLRRAASWATQRVIEPLALTGPRRAMRELKEGHREGHAFHQRAYRDDAELRAWVHRPDYFDEEEDNARNHRT; from the coding sequence ATGCTGAGCGTCATCATCCCCACGCGCAACCGCGCAAAGCTGCTGGAGCAGGCGCTCGGGTCCCTCGTCGGTCAGACGCTCTCCCGGGAGGAGTTCGAGGTCGTCGTGGTCGACAACGGCTCGACGGACGACACGCGCGCGGTGGTCGAGCGCAAGCACGCAACGCTGGAGAACCTCCGCTACGAGCACGAGCCCAAGCCCGGCCTGCACGCCGGACGGCACCGCGGCCTGCGCGCGGCGCGTGGAGAGATCCTGACCTTCGCCGACGACGACATCGAGGCGCTGCCGAGCTGGCTGGCCTCGATCGTCGAGGCGTTTGCCGACCCGCAGGTCGCCATGGTGGGGGGCAACAACCTGCCGCTGTTCGTGGAGCCGCCGCCGCGTTGGCTCTCCCGCCTCTGGGAGCGGCCCACCGCGGACGGCGGGCGCGCCGTGCCGCCCTTGAGCATCCTGGAGCTGCCCGGCTGGATCCGCCCCTTCAGCCCGATGCGGGTCTGGGGCTGCAACTTCTCGGTGCGCCGGCAGGTGTTGCTCGACGCCGGCGGGTTCCACCCCGACGGCATGCCGGCCGAGCTGATTCGCTTCCGCGGCGACGGCGAGACCCACGTCTCCCGCCACGTCGCCGCGTCCGGGCTGACGTGCCTGTTCCACCCCGGCGCGAGCGTCTATCACAAGGTCACGCCGGAGCGCATGACCTTCGCCTACTTCCGGCAGCGCGGGTACAACCAAGGGATCTCCGATTCGTACGCCTCGCTCCGCGCACCGTCGCCGGGCAAGGGCGGCGGTCCCGGGCGGAGGCTCTTGCGCCGCGCCGCCAGCTGGGCGACCCAGAGAGTGATCGAGCCGCTCGCGCTGACCGGCCCCCGCCGAGCCATGCGCGAGCTGAAGGAAGGACACCGCGAAGGGCACGCATTTCATCAGCGCGCCTACCGCGACGACGCCGAGCTGCGCGCCTGGGTGCATCGGCCCGACTATTTCGACGAGGAGGAAGACAATGCTCGAAACCATCGAACATGA
- a CDS encoding DegT/DnrJ/EryC1/StrS family aminotransferase, translating to MSPVPVNEPLLDGNEKKYLLECIETGWISSEGPFIKEFEQKFAARVGRKHGVAVCNGTAALDAAVDALGIGPGDEVILPAFTIISCIGQIVRAGARPVLVDSDPVTWNMDVGQLEAKITPRTRAIMAVHIYGLPVDMDPLLDLARRHGLKVIEDAAEMHGQNYKGRPCGSLGDISTFSFYPNKHVTTGEGGMIVTDDDALAETCRSLRNLCFEARRRFVHERLGWNMRMTNLQAALGLAQLERLDEFVARKRRMGARYDALFAGLGRAQLPLARTDYAESVYWVYGLVLDDQVGFDAAEAMRRLGAEGIGTRPFFCPMHRQPVLQRMGLFAGERHPVSERLYERGFYVPSGMALTDAQIEEVAAKVRQVLA from the coding sequence ATGAGCCCCGTCCCCGTCAACGAGCCCCTGCTCGACGGCAACGAGAAGAAGTACCTGCTCGAGTGCATCGAGACGGGCTGGATCTCGTCGGAAGGGCCCTTCATCAAGGAGTTCGAGCAGAAGTTCGCCGCCCGAGTCGGGCGCAAGCACGGCGTCGCGGTCTGCAACGGCACCGCTGCCCTGGACGCGGCCGTCGACGCGTTGGGCATCGGCCCCGGCGACGAGGTCATCCTGCCGGCGTTCACCATCATCTCCTGCATCGGGCAGATCGTGCGAGCCGGCGCCCGGCCGGTGCTGGTGGACAGCGATCCCGTCACCTGGAACATGGACGTCGGGCAGCTCGAGGCGAAGATCACGCCGCGCACGCGGGCCATCATGGCGGTCCACATCTACGGCCTGCCGGTGGACATGGATCCGCTGCTCGACCTCGCTCGGCGCCACGGCCTGAAGGTCATCGAGGACGCCGCCGAGATGCACGGCCAGAACTACAAGGGCCGGCCCTGCGGCAGCCTGGGTGACATCTCGACCTTCAGCTTCTACCCGAACAAACACGTCACCACCGGCGAAGGCGGCATGATCGTCACCGACGACGACGCGCTCGCCGAGACCTGCCGCTCGCTGCGCAACCTGTGCTTCGAGGCCAGGCGCCGCTTCGTCCACGAGCGCCTGGGCTGGAACATGCGCATGACCAACTTGCAGGCCGCGCTCGGCCTCGCCCAGCTCGAGCGCCTGGACGAGTTCGTCGCGCGCAAGCGGCGCATGGGGGCCCGCTACGACGCCTTGTTCGCGGGGCTCGGAAGAGCGCAGCTGCCGCTCGCGCGGACCGACTACGCGGAGAGCGTCTACTGGGTCTATGGCCTCGTGCTCGACGACCAGGTGGGTTTCGACGCGGCGGAGGCGATGCGCCGCCTCGGCGCCGAGGGCATCGGCACCCGGCCCTTCTTCTGCCCCATGCACCGCCAGCCCGTGCTCCAGCGCATGGGCCTGTTCGCCGGCGAGCGGCACCCGGTGTCCGAGCGCCTGTACGAGCGGGGCTTCTACGTCCCGAGCGGCATGGCGCTCACGGACGCGCAGATCGAAGAGGTCGCCGCCAAGGTCAGGCAGGTGCTCGCATGA